Below is a genomic region from Actinomadura sp. NAK00032.
AGCGGGCCCGAGCGCTCGATGAGCTGCTCGAGGCTGGGCGCCTCGATCATCTCCATCACGATCCAGGGGCGGCCCTGCTCGATGACGACGTCGTACACCTCGACGATGGAGTGCGTGCGCAGCTGAGCGGGCGCGCGCGCCTCCCGCAGGGTGCGGCGGTAGAAGACCACCCGGTCGTCCTCGGAGAGGTCTTCGGGGAGCCGCAGCTCTTTGATCGCCACAGCGCGATCGAGGAGCTCGTCATGCCCTCTCCAGACGGTGCCGTTGGCACCCTGACCTATTTCCGAGACCAGCCGGTAGCGCGTCGCTAGAACGAGGCGCTCTGACTGTGACATGGCGGAAAAGATACCGGAGTGGCCAGGCGGTCATCCGGGAGACCTCAGGAGGAACTATATTTTCGGCCCAATACTGTGACCTACTGACGAGAAACCGGGCGGGCGGGCGCCCCGCGGCCCGCTGAACAGCTCTCCAGAAGGTCGCCGGAGAGCCGTCAGCGGCTGCCGAACGTCAGCGCCTGCCGATGCTGAGGACGGGCCCGGTGGTGTCGGCGAAGAAGTCCTCGCCCTTGTCGTCCACCACGATGAACGCCGGGAAGTCCTCGACCTCGATCTTCCAGACGGCCTCCATCCCGAGTTCCGGGTATTCGAGGACCTCGACCTTCTTGATGCAGTCCTGGGCGAGGCGGGCGGCCGGGCCGCCGATCGAGCCGAGGTAGAACCCGCCGTGCTCCTCGCACGCGTCGGTGACCTGCTTGGACCGGTTGCCCTTGGCCAGCATCACCAGCGAGCCGCCGGCCGCCTGGAACTGCTCGACGTAGGAGTCCATCCGGCCGGCGGTGGTCGGGCCGAAGGAGCCGGACGCGTAGCCCTCCGGCGTCTTGGCGGGCCCCGCGTAGTAGACGGCGTGGTCGCGCAGGTACTGCGGCATGGGCTCGCCCGCGTCCAGCCGCTCCTTGATCTTGGCGTGCGCGATGTCGCGGGCCACCACCAGCGGGCCGGTCAGCGACAGCCGCGTCTTCACCGGGTAGCGGGTCAGCTCCGCGCGGATCTCCTCCATCGGCCGGTTCAGGTCGATCCGGACGACCTCGTCGTTCAGGTGCTCGTCGGTGGTGTCGGGCAGGTACTGCGCGGGGTCGGTCTCCAGCCGCTCCAGGAACACGCCCTCCGCCGTGATCTTGGCGAGGGCCTGCCGGTCGGCGCTGCACGACACCGCGATCGCCACCGGGCAGGACGCGCCGTGCCGGGGCAGCCGGATCACCCGCACGTCGTGGCAGAAGTACTTGCCGCCGAACTGGGCGCCGATGCCGAGCTGCTGCGTCAGCTCGAACACCCGCAGCTCCAGCTCCAGGTCGCGGAAGCCGTTGCCGAGCGGCGAACCCTCGGTCGGCATCGTGTCCAGGTAGTGGGCCGAGGCGTACTTGGCGGTCTTCAGCGCGTACTCGGCGGACGTCCCGCCGACCACGATCGCCAGGTGGTACGGCGGGCACGCGGCGGTGCCGAGCGAACGGATCTTCTCCTCCAGGAAGGACATCATCCGCTTCGGGTTCAGGACGGCCTTGGTCTCCTGGTACAGGAACGACTTGTTCGCGCTGCCGCCGCCCTTGGCCATGAACAGGAACTTGTAGGCGTCGCCGGGGGCCGCGTACAGCTCGATCTGCGCGGGCAGGTTGGAGCCGGTGTTCTTCTCGTCCCACATGGTGACGGGCGCCATCTGCGAGTAGCGCAGGTTCAGCTTCGTGTACGCGTCGTACACGCCGCGCGAGATGTGCTCCTCATCGGCCCCGTCGGTCAGGACGTGCTGGCCGCGCTTGCCCATCACGATGGCGGTGCCGGTGTCCTGGCACATGGGCAGGACGCCGCCGGACGCGATGCCCGCGTTCTTCAGCAGGTCCAGGGCCACGAACCGGTCGTTCGGGGACGCCTCGGGGTCGTCCAGGATCCGCCGGAGCTGCGCCAGGTGCGCCGGGCGCAGCAGGTGCGCGATGTCGCGCATCGCGGTCTCGGTGAGCAGCCGCAGCGCCTCCGGCTCGACCTGCAGGAACGTCCGGCCGTTCGCTTCGAACGCGGACACGCCGTCGGAGGTCAGCAGCCGGTAGTCGGTCTCGTCCGGGCCGAGCGGCAGCAGGTCGGTGTAGGAGAATTCAGGCATCTCAGGCAGATCCTCGCGCGATTCCGATGGGGGCCGCCTCACAGGCTACGGGTTCGCGGAGCGCGGGTTCACGGGGGGCGACCTGCGCGCGCAGCCCGGCCACCACGCCCGCCGCGACCAGCGCGGCCCCCGCCAGCTCTGCGGCGCCCGGCCGGCCGAGGCCGAGCGCGACCGTCGTGATCAGCGCGCTGACCGGGACCAGGCCCGCGAAGAGCCCGGCGCGGTCGGCGCCGAGCCGGCCGATCGCGTCGTACCAGAGCAGGAACGCGACCGTGGTGACGACGACGGTCAGGTAGCCGAAGCCCGCCAGCTCGGCGGCGGTCGGGACGCGCAGCACCGCCGTCCCGTCCGCGAGCAGCCCGGCGGCGAGCAGCATCGGGGCGGCCAGCGCGGCGGAGTAGGCGGAGACCCGCAGCGGCCCGAGCCGGGGCAGCAGCGGGACGGCCAGCAGCGAGAAGCACACCTCGCCCCCGAGCGCGCCCAGCGAGAGCAGCAGCCCGCGGACGCTCCCGCCGCCGAGCCCGCCCGTCAGCGCCGCGCCGGCCGCCACCGCGCACGCCGCCACGAGCACCGCCGGAGCCGGCCGGCGCCCGTCCAGCAGTGGCCCGGCGACCGCCAGCACGATCGGGACCGCCGCGATCACCGTGCCGATGGTGGCCGGGCTGGTGTCCGCGGTGGCCGCCACGATGCAGACGTTGAACGCGACGAGCCCGGTCCCCGCCAGGGCCGCCAGCAGCGCCCAGTCCCGCGCGGACGGCCGCCGCGCGGGCCCGCCCGCGAAGCGCGCGACGGCGAACAGGATGAGCGCGGCGACCGCGTACCGGACCGCCTGGCCGCCGAAGATCGGATACCCCGAGATGGTCGCCGAGACGGCGGTCAGCGTGCCGACAAGGAACATCGCGGACCCCGCGCCGACCGCGCCGCGCCTGTGTGAGGTGTTCATGGACGGAACGCTAGGGTGCGCTTGGTCCTGCAAACAGAGCCAATCACCATGCTTGACTATGGACCATTACCGGCCCGGTGACGCTCGGGCTCCCTCTTGGCGCTGAGGGTGATGTGACCGACCTTCACCTTCCCCTGGACCGGTCCGCCGGCCGGCTGGCGGCGCAGATCGCCGCCGGTTTCCGCGCGGCCGTGCGCTCCGGCCGGCTGACCGCCGGGACCCGGCTGCCGTCGAGCCGCGACCTGGCACGCGATCTGGACGTCTCCCGCGGCGTCGTCGTCACCGCGTACGAGCAGCTCACCGCGGAGGGCTTCCTCATCGCACGCCGCGGCGACGGCACCCGAGTGGCCCCCCTGGCCCGTCCCGACACCACCACCCTCCCCCCGGACGGCGCCCCCCTGCCGCCCGGCACCCCGTCCCAACACAGCGAAACCTGGCAGCACGGCGGAACACAGCACGGCCCGCCAACGCAGCAGGGAGGTACGCCGCAGCAGCGCGGAACAACGCAGTACGGCACGACAACGCAGTACGGCGGGACGTCGCAGCAGGGCGGGCCAACGCAGTACGGCGCTACTCCGCAGCAGGGCGAGCCGTCGCAGCATGGCGCGTCAACGCAGCACGGTGCGGCGCTCCAGTACGGCAGGACGGCGCAGCCCAGCGGGACGCCGCAGTACGGCACGTCAGCGCAGCAGGGCGGGGGGACGCAGTATGGCGGGGCGATGGGGCAGGGTACGGCGGCTCGGGGCGGTGACTCGGCGCCCGCGCCCGCGTCGTTCTACGACCTGACCCCCGGCCGGCCGGACCTGTCCGCCTTCCCTCGCGAACGCTGGATCGCCGCCGCCCGCGCCGCGCTGCGCACCCTGCCGAACGATGAGCTCGGCTACCCCGACCCCGGCGGCGTCCCGGTGCTGCGCGCGGAGCTGGCGAGCTACCTCGGCCGGGTCCGCGCCGCGTACGCCGACCCCGGCCGCGTCGTGATCATGAACGGGGTGGCGCAGGGCCTGTCCGCGCTGCTCGCGCTCCTGCGGGCGAGCGGGCACCGGACGCTCGCGGTGGAGGACCCGACCAGCGCCCGGCAGTTGCCGATGATGGAGTCCGCCGGGCTGCGGCTCGCCCGCGTCCCGGTGGACGGCGAGGGCGTCGACGTCGCGGCGCTCGCCCGCAGCGGGGCCCGCGCCGTCCTGGTCACGCCCGCGCACCAGTACCCGACCGGCGTGGTGCTGTCCCCGGCCCGGCGCGCCGCGCTGATCGCCTGGGCGCGCGACGTCGACGGCCTGATCCTGGAGGACGACTACGACGCCGAGTTCCGCTACGACCGCGACCCCGTCGGCTGCCTCCAGGGAGTCGACCCCGAGCGGGTCGTCCTGCTCGGCTCGGTGAGCAAGTCCCTCGCCCCCGCGCTGCGGCTGGGGTGGGCCGTCGCCCCGCCGTCCGTCGTGGGGCGGCTGCGCGAGTACCGCGCCGTCACCGACCTGGGCGCGCCCGTCCTGGAGCAGCACGCGCTGACCGAGTTCCTCCGCAGCGGCGGCTACGACCGGCACCTGCGCACCATGCGGCGCCGCTACCGGGCCCGGCGGGACGCCCTCGCCGCCGCGCTGAGCGAGCATCTCCCCGGCGCGAGGGTTCGCGGCGTGTCGGCGGGCATCCACCTCTACGTGGAGCTGCCGTCCGGAAGCGACGAGGACGCGATCGTGGCCCGCGCGGCCCGTGCGGGCGTCGCCGTGGCGGGCGCCCGGCCCCTGTGGTGGCCGGGCCGCGCCGCCGCCGCGCCGCCCGCGCTCGTCCTCGGTTATGCCGGAATGGGCGAGACACGCCTGGTCAAGGCAGCGGAACTGCTGGGTCAAGCGATTACCCAGGGTGCCGGTGGGTAGGACCGACATCCCTGGAGTAGGAGGTTTGCATGAGTCTGGATGAGGCCGCGCGGCAGCTGAAGATGGCCGGCCACGATGCGCGG
It encodes:
- a CDS encoding EamA family transporter; translation: MNTSHRRGAVGAGSAMFLVGTLTAVSATISGYPIFGGQAVRYAVAALILFAVARFAGGPARRPSARDWALLAALAGTGLVAFNVCIVAATADTSPATIGTVIAAVPIVLAVAGPLLDGRRPAPAVLVAACAVAAGAALTGGLGGGSVRGLLLSLGALGGEVCFSLLAVPLLPRLGPLRVSAYSAALAAPMLLAAGLLADGTAVLRVPTAAELAGFGYLTVVVTTVAFLLWYDAIGRLGADRAGLFAGLVPVSALITTVALGLGRPGAAELAGAALVAAGVVAGLRAQVAPREPALREPVACEAAPIGIARGSA
- a CDS encoding fumarate hydratase — protein: MPEFSYTDLLPLGPDETDYRLLTSDGVSAFEANGRTFLQVEPEALRLLTETAMRDIAHLLRPAHLAQLRRILDDPEASPNDRFVALDLLKNAGIASGGVLPMCQDTGTAIVMGKRGQHVLTDGADEEHISRGVYDAYTKLNLRYSQMAPVTMWDEKNTGSNLPAQIELYAAPGDAYKFLFMAKGGGSANKSFLYQETKAVLNPKRMMSFLEEKIRSLGTAACPPYHLAIVVGGTSAEYALKTAKYASAHYLDTMPTEGSPLGNGFRDLELELRVFELTQQLGIGAQFGGKYFCHDVRVIRLPRHGASCPVAIAVSCSADRQALAKITAEGVFLERLETDPAQYLPDTTDEHLNDEVVRIDLNRPMEEIRAELTRYPVKTRLSLTGPLVVARDIAHAKIKERLDAGEPMPQYLRDHAVYYAGPAKTPEGYASGSFGPTTAGRMDSYVEQFQAAGGSLVMLAKGNRSKQVTDACEEHGGFYLGSIGGPAARLAQDCIKKVEVLEYPELGMEAVWKIEVEDFPAFIVVDDKGEDFFADTTGPVLSIGRR
- a CDS encoding PLP-dependent aminotransferase family protein gives rise to the protein MTDLHLPLDRSAGRLAAQIAAGFRAAVRSGRLTAGTRLPSSRDLARDLDVSRGVVVTAYEQLTAEGFLIARRGDGTRVAPLARPDTTTLPPDGAPLPPGTPSQHSETWQHGGTQHGPPTQQGGTPQQRGTTQYGTTTQYGGTSQQGGPTQYGATPQQGEPSQHGASTQHGAALQYGRTAQPSGTPQYGTSAQQGGGTQYGGAMGQGTAARGGDSAPAPASFYDLTPGRPDLSAFPRERWIAAARAALRTLPNDELGYPDPGGVPVLRAELASYLGRVRAAYADPGRVVIMNGVAQGLSALLALLRASGHRTLAVEDPTSARQLPMMESAGLRLARVPVDGEGVDVAALARSGARAVLVTPAHQYPTGVVLSPARRAALIAWARDVDGLILEDDYDAEFRYDRDPVGCLQGVDPERVVLLGSVSKSLAPALRLGWAVAPPSVVGRLREYRAVTDLGAPVLEQHALTEFLRSGGYDRHLRTMRRRYRARRDALAAALSEHLPGARVRGVSAGIHLYVELPSGSDEDAIVARAARAGVAVAGARPLWWPGRAAAAPPALVLGYAGMGETRLVKAAELLGQAITQGAGG